One genomic window of Chanos chanos chromosome 13, fChaCha1.1, whole genome shotgun sequence includes the following:
- the cnn1b gene encoding calponin-1, which translates to MDGLKDGVILCELINVLQPGSVKKINNSPQNWHQLENIGNFVRAITEYGLRPHDIFEANDLFENVNHTQVQSTLIALAGMAKSKGFHTKHDIGVKYAEKQQRKFAPDKLKEGRNIIGLQMGTNKFASQKGMTSYGTRRHLYDPKTGMDNPIDQSTISLQMGTNKGANQSGMTAPGTKRQIFDKKLDMEHCDTSVVSLQMGTNKVASQTGMTVYGLPRQVYDSKYCSNPEVYLNNGLEQMDGYQYSD; encoded by the exons ATGGATGGCCTAAAGGATGGGGTCATTCTGTGCGA GCTAATCAACGTCCTCCAGCCTGGTTCTGTTAAAAAGATCAATAATTCCCCTCAGAACTGGCACCAG TTGGAAAACATTGGTAATTTTGTCCGGGCGATAACAGAATATGGGCTGAGGCCTCATGACATCTTTGAGGCCAACGACCTGTTTGAGAATGTCAACCACACACAGGTCCAGAGTACACTCATCGCATTGGCTGGCATG GCCAAATCTAAAGGCTTCCACACTAAACATGACATAGGGGTGAAGTATGCGGAGAAGCAGCAGCGAAAGTTTGCTCCAGATAAACTGAAGGAAGGGCGAAACATCATCGGCCTACAG ATGGGCACGAACAAGTTTGCCAGCCAGAAGGGTATGACATCATATGGCACAAGACGTCACCTGTATGATCCAAAGACAGGCATGGACAACCCAATTGACCAGTCTACTATAAGCCTTCAGATGGGAACCAACAAAGGCGCCAACCAG TCTGGGATGACGGCCCCCGGCACTAAGAGGCAGATCTTCGACAAGAAGCTAGACATGGAACACTGCGACACCTCCGTCGTCTCTCTACAGATGGGCACCAACAAGGTGGCGTCCCAGACTGGCATGACAGTGTACGGGCTTCCGCGCCAAGTCTACGACAGCAAGTACTGCAGTAACCCGGAGGTCTACCTTAACAACGGTTTAGAGCAGATGGATGGGTATCAGTATTCTGACTGA